CGAAAGAGGTGTCACTGTAGTGGATGCTGGAACGGCCGTCTTCGGTATGCATTCACCTTTCGAACTTCTCTCTAAGGCGGACCTTTATGAGACCTACAGAGCATACAAGACCTTCCTGGAGGGAGGCAATGTCTAAGTCTGACTGCTCGCCTGCGGCAGTATCGGAATGGATAGTAGAAAACTTTCCAAGAGGTCGCGACTATGAAGAACCCTTCAAGGTTTTGGTGAGCACAATATTGAGTCAGCGAACGAGAGATGAGAATACCGAGGAGGCCTCTCGCAGGCTCTTCTCGGTTTATCCCGATCCGCAGTCTCTGATGAAGGCAGAACCCGAAGATCTTTACGAGCTGATCAAAGCTTCGGGAATGTATAGACAGAAAGCGGCAAGAATAATAAACTGCGCGAAGATAATCATGGATAGCTTCGACGGTTCGGTGCCTGACACTCTTGAAGGATTAGTCACAATCCCCGGAGTTGGCAGAAAGACGGCGAACATCGTCCTAAACGTTTCATTCGGAAGGGATGCCCTTGCCGTTGATACTCATGTTCACAGAATCGCAAACAGGCTGGGATGGGTAAAGACGAAGAAGCCTGACGACACCGAGTTTGCTCTGATGAAGATCTTGCCACCCAAGATATGGGGTCCCGTTAACGGGTCGATGGTCGAGTTTGGCAGGGAAGTCTGCAGACCCATAGGCCCGAAGTGCGAAACTTGTGGAATCAGGGAGTGCTGCGAATACTTCTCTCAGGTCTTTGTGCAAACCACCGGGAAATAGCGACAACAGAGATAATAATAATTCCAAGGGCCGAACTTAAGAACCTTGCCTCCAGTAGATAGCGGCTTCCATTTAGTCTGTAGATGGCAACTGCAAAGGTAGGGAAGTCTTTGCTCCCGAGTATGAGCGACCCACCAAATTCGCCCATAGAAATGGCGAAGACTACAGTTACCGCGTAAATGATCGTGCTTCTAAAGAAAGGGATTATCATATACCATACGCGCGCAAGCTTAGAAGCTCCGTCGAGTTGTGCCGCCTCCAGGAAGGCAAGCTCTGCACCGATCACCTGACCACTTATGTAGTTCAAAGCAACGGGCAACGAGATAACTATGTAAAGCAGCGCCAACAGCAGTGGAACAGGGAAACTTCCAAATGCTGTGAGATACGAAACGGCAAGAATCGAAGGCGTTACGGACAGAGCGATCAATGACACAATTCTTAGATATCTCGAGCCTCGAGAGGTGCCCCTTGCTTGCCACGAAAGAAAAAAGGCAATCGCTACGGTCACAACGGCTGCAAGAAACGAAAGCGTTATTGAATTGACCAATGTGTTTACCAATCCCGTTCCGAGAAGCACAAGCTTTTCTGCAAACAGCTTCGTTATTCTCCCGAAGATGAATTCTTTTCTTGTCCAGTCGTAGAATGAACTGAAGAGAGCGCCAAGAATCGGTATCCATTCGAAGAGGACAAATAGCCATGAGTAGATGCCCGTGAATCTGTTCTTTTCCAGATACTGCTCACCCTGCTCAAAGGATGAGCTCTTCTCGCTCAGTGAAATGAGTAATCCGAACAGCATTATGAATATGAATTGAACTACTGCAAGAACGACTGCGTTCTGCGGTGCCGCCAACAGTCTGAAATTCATGTAGATTGAAACTTCCAGGGTAGCGAATTGCGCCCCACCCAATATCAGGACAACGGCAAAAGAGGTGAAACAATAGGTGAAGATTAGAAGCGCGGAATTGATAATTGCCGGAGTGACAAGAGGTAGTTCTACTCGCAGAAGTCTTCGCATTCTCCCTGATCCATCTATCTTGGAACTCTCTAGAACATCTGTGGGCAACCTTCTTAGTGCATTCCCAAGAACTAGTATGACAATAGGTGCGTTGTAGAAGACGTGTCCAAGTAAAACTGCCCCCATAGAATAAAGAATCTGTACCCTCTCCAGACCGGCAAAAGACATCAGGTTGTTGAAGAGCCCATTCCTGCCGTAAACTGCCAGGAAACCTATTGCCATCGATATGCTGGGAAAGAAGAACGGTATATAGGTTGTTATGCCCAATAGACGGGAAAGACGACCCTTGCTTCTGGCATAGTGCACTGCCGCTGGGAAACCGACAATCATTGCCAAAAATGTACTGAGAAGCGCCTGCTTGAGCGTGAACCCGGCAATCGATTTGAACGAAGCTGATGAAATCACTGCAAAGATCGTATCTAGCTTCAGATTTCCGAAGGCAAAGAATAACGGCAGCAAAACAACGGCCGCGATGCCGACTGCAGATATTGTCAGGGATTTACCTTTCGTAAATTACCTCTTCCCACTTGGAGATGAGTTCGGAAAGATCCACCCCGGCAGATAATTTCAAGATCTTCTCCGGCTTTACGGCATAATCGAAGGCCGGGGGCATTTCGACGTCAATTACGGGAAACATCCACTGGTTAAGGGGAATATGACGCTGAAAGTCCTCACTTAGAAGAAAGTCCATGAACATTTCAGCATCGTGCAAATTCTGCGTCAATCTTATGATTCCCGCTCCCTCAATCTGGACGTAACCCCTGCCTTCCGGAATTACTGTCATGTATATCGATTCTCCATAATAATGCATTGAATATGCTCCATCTGTGGCATAGGAAACCATTATTGGAGCCTCGCCGGACTCGAATTTCTGGAAAGAGTCATCCCACCCCAGAGAGACTGTGAGTATTGAAGGCTTGAAGGCCTGCCAGAATTCCTCGAATCGCTCGCCAAAAAGCAGGTAAGTCCAGGCGAGGAAAGATAGACCGGTACTCGAGGTTCTGGGATCTTGAATAATCACGCTCCTTCGATACTCCGGCCCGGTTAGATCCCAAATCGTTTCAATAGGCTCTTTTATCTGGCTAGTATCACATATTAGCGCGATCCCTCCGAAATCATACGGGGTTAGTCTCC
The Mesotoga sp. BH458_6_3_2_1 DNA segment above includes these coding regions:
- the nth gene encoding endonuclease III, which produces MSKSDCSPAAVSEWIVENFPRGRDYEEPFKVLVSTILSQRTRDENTEEASRRLFSVYPDPQSLMKAEPEDLYELIKASGMYRQKAARIINCAKIIMDSFDGSVPDTLEGLVTIPGVGRKTANIVLNVSFGRDALAVDTHVHRIANRLGWVKTKKPDDTEFALMKILPPKIWGPVNGSMVEFGREVCRPIGPKCETCGIRECCEYFSQVFVQTTGK
- a CDS encoding thiamine ABC transporter substrate-binding protein yields the protein MRRTFLVLSLILFIPFSTLLPLKIYSYDSLQPLAQETFAKFTEKTGIAVEFRAVGDSGSLLSLIISERENFDGDVVIGIDNLLSRRAFEEGIFLSYRPQGYEKIIDQDLLLDSQWRLTPYDFGGIALICDTSQIKEPIETIWDLTGPEYRRSVIIQDPRTSSTGLSFLAWTYLLFGERFEEFWQAFKPSILTVSLGWDDSFQKFESGEAPIMVSYATDGAYSMHYYGESIYMTVIPEGRGYVQIEGAGIIRLTQNLHDAEMFMDFLLSEDFQRHIPLNQWMFPVIDVEMPPAFDYAVKPEKILKLSAGVDLSELISKWEEVIYER
- a CDS encoding iron ABC transporter permease — protein: MLPLFFAFGNLKLDTIFAVISSASFKSIAGFTLKQALLSTFLAMIVGFPAAVHYARSKGRLSRLLGITTYIPFFFPSISMAIGFLAVYGRNGLFNNLMSFAGLERVQILYSMGAVLLGHVFYNAPIVILVLGNALRRLPTDVLESSKIDGSGRMRRLLRVELPLVTPAIINSALLIFTYCFTSFAVVLILGGAQFATLEVSIYMNFRLLAAPQNAVVLAVVQFIFIMLFGLLISLSEKSSSFEQGEQYLEKNRFTGIYSWLFVLFEWIPILGALFSSFYDWTRKEFIFGRITKLFAEKLVLLGTGLVNTLVNSITLSFLAAVVTVAIAFFLSWQARGTSRGSRYLRIVSLIALSVTPSILAVSYLTAFGSFPVPLLLALLYIVISLPVALNYISGQVIGAELAFLEAAQLDGASKLARVWYMIIPFFRSTIIYAVTVVFAISMGEFGGSLILGSKDFPTFAVAIYRLNGSRYLLEARFLSSALGIIIISVVAISRWFAQRPERSIRSTP